The window tgaattacattcTCCTAACTGGGTACACAAAGAATGTGCATATGCAGGACCAGTGCAATGTAATAATTAAACCGCACCCAAACAAACTACATCATATGAGTTTGAAGTCAAGCTGTATAGCACGCAGAATGTTAATGTGGATGACTTCGTGGATAAGTTGTGTACCTATACACGATCACGGGTAGTATAAAAAACGGAGCgagaacaaaatgtttatacatttaaagaaaaagtttcatatattttatgataacacATCCTTATTCTTATGAAAGTAACACTTATGTTGGGGAGATTTTATTTGCATGTTAAAGAAATATTATGTGACAAAAGACTAGTGTTCTCTTTGTTCGCTAGTTTGAAAAAGATCCACCCATTTTCTCTTTCTAAATAATGTCACGGTGGAATATTCTCTAAATAATGTCACGGTGGAATATTCTCTAAATAATATCACGGTGGAATATTCTCTAAATAATGTCACGGTGGAATATTCTCTAAATAATGTCACGGTGGAATATTCTTTCTCTAAATAATGTCACGGTGGAATATTCTCTAAATAATGTCACGGTAGAATATTCACATTACTTATATATTTGTTGCATATACCTCACGATACGATATTAACTGCTTTACGCCTTTCTGAAACTGCAAGAATTAATGACTGGACATATTAAAAGAGTTGAGCTTAATGCTCTAGAAGGAGCGTTTGCTTTCTTGTTATAAAGAACCAGATATGATCAAATTCACCAAGCACATTTTGTTTCATACTGTATGGAAGGCAAGCTTATTATAGCAGCCACTTTTTCAATTCTTGGCATGTGCTTCCTGGCAAGTATCGTTATTCtgtataaataatttcatttctaAAATACCGTTGAATAATACTCGAGCGAGTGTGGCTGTAAAGGTTTTGAAACTCGATACCAGCATATAAGATTAAGTCCTTGAACTTTTTTGGGTGATAGTCCACTGAGTTTAGTCCCCCTCCGATTATAGAAGCATTCCCGGTCTGACTTTTAATAAGAGTGTTGATTTCAGGggataatgaacttaaaattaaaaaaaatcgcgTTATTAAGTTTTAAATTTGAGATTACTAATATCTCCTATgcataaaaatgaacattttacatatttttattgtaaatgagatttaaagtatttttttcagcTTCAATAAGTTCCAAGAATTTTAAAAACACctgattataaaataattcgaattATTTAAACTACGGAAGTGTTTATGTGTGTTTGTTATTCCTAGCTACATATTTATCTTGGATCCTTAACACCCGCCAATAATAGCTATGATGTCCGGGATTTCAGGGTAACTGTGGTCTGTCTTTCAAATCAACGTTTAAATTCTATATTATAGTATTGAAATTAAGTGAAAAACAATGACAGTCGTTTGTACAGTAACAAGTACTAGTATGCTTTGTAGACAACggttaaaagttgaaaaggttgaATCTACATCATTGCTTTGGGTAAGTTTATAGTACTTAATTTATCAATGCACTATTGGATGTGTATATTCTATTTCCTCGGAACTCCTGGTGAAAGAAATCGCCGAGAAATTAACACAAGAACCATGATAGATCATAGGAAACATTTAACTCGGTATATCTAATCTCATGTCAATGATTAAGGATATAATTAAAGGTCGTGGGTGTATAGGGATATAATGAAGTTTAATCCGCCTAAATTTCACAAGATTAACTTTTTTCTTTACAGGGGTTAAATTAAATCTAAATTGTcgtgtcatgttttgaaattcattcaaataaatagattttcaatcaaatttcttgtattttttttatttcaatcatgCACATGACTATGCAACTTCTCGAAAGTAACTTTTATCATTGTTGTAAAAATCAGTCTCTATAATAGCGATGACAACGTTTTGATTAGAAGTGTTCAGTGCAGTGCAAAAGGCTTTTGTAATTTTCCATTATTATTAAACGTATGAAGAGGAATTCACAccttataaattataattataataaaatgtaatatGATAAAATGCCCAACATTAGACAGAAGTTATGCAGATAACCCCAATGTTGTGGGATACTTTTGTTTTATGTCCTCTGGTTTATAATCGGAGGTCAGAACAAACCACAGaacttattttacaaaatattaaggATATtaagaaattacaaattaaaggGTGAAATTTGAACATTTgcgtataaataaaaaaaactccctAATCATTGTTGTATTTAGAATAAACATTTCATGTATACGGAAACGTAGTTTTatacaagaaatatttaaaaaaaaaaagattgattctGTTATATAAAGCTTTAAATTGCTTCAAAATAAaggttgtttttatattattgcatGTTTCATGATGGAAAGCTGATAGATTTTGAATATTTGTCTTcactcaaaacaaacaaaaacaatcaacttAAAAGATTGACTCATTTGGTCACATCTCTTCGGAGATATCTAACAGTTGTATCAATGGTGTGAATGGTACTTAGAAAGAATCAATATTGTCGGAAATGTCACACAAATATCTGTTTCGAAGTTATTTAACAAGTTTGTTTCATTATTGAGACCGAGATAGATAgactatatttagaatatcttttGTCAAAAGCTTGTTGCTGTCAAACCCAACCTTgactttttatttgaatatttgaatatttgaattcaaattttatttttatctgcTCAGCTATATCAACATTATACTACAATAGGTGACAATTATACAAGCCAACCTGTTTGTTAGAAGATTAAAGTCTTTTTAACGATCCCTTTATCCTTCATAGTTTGACAATAGTTCcctcattataaaatatatatgtatacaactcCGATATATAAATCTTTCCGGATGACAAGTTTTAAAGAGACACAAAAAGATACTTAGCATAAGAGCGCATTGGTAACCCGAAGTTTGACGAGGCTATTGTGTAGTTAATGTAAATTGTGTTTTGAGGGAGTGGAAAGATTTTGTGTAAACTTTGGAAAATCACTATTTCTGCATCATAAATGGATATACATCGGTTTGTCTATTCATTTCCTGGTGTTGGAACAATTaagacaaattttaaaagtttttacttgaaaatttcaaattgcacGATGGGAAAACAGGAATTGACAAAGATGGTCTGTCAACTATAGGTGTCAAGCAATTGTATAATAATTTgtaattaacaaatatttaaactgactgaacaaatataaacaaaaaatgatataatGAAGAAAGTAAATTTCTTTCATCGAATAGGAAAACATACGGAAATGACTGTAATCATGATAGTTTGATCTTGAGAAAACAAGGAACTATCGGCAAACAAATCTCAAATATTGATTCGGTCTTTCAAGTACTTGTTGAATGTTGACATGGGAGAAACCAGTGAATATTAGAACGAGACGATGATTTAATGGATCACAGATTGTAGATTTTGCTTTGATTTAAAATGGTTGTGGAGGTATTTTTCTTGATTGTGCATTCTTGTGTTTAGTTTGAATTACTTGGAAAATTGACCAAAACAAATGATTAGAACATCCATGAATTGATGAGAAAATATATGGAATTTGAAATcaaagtttgatttaaaattgtgaaaatgtaccAGCCTATGTTTCCAAGTCTTACCGGGAATACTGGACAAAAGGGAGCTCTTACTCTTGGTGCTTCTAAACGGCCTAATGTGAGAAAGGCCAACAGTATAATCAGGAAACGTACCAAAGATGTTCCGTATGACCACGCAGGGAAATTCCCGAAAGAAAATGTCGAAAATGTGAGTAAACAGATTGCTTGTGGCCCTTTTTGGTTGTTTATCTACCCATTCTGGTGATAAACGGTTTTATGCCTACTTTTATCAGACGCAAGATCGATTTTACAATAGGATATTTAGTTCATCTTTTCTGTCAACTTAACTGCATGATTTCTAGACGTCCCCATGAATATTGACTTTAACGATTAAATGATACGATAGCTATATTACACATTGTTGGTTTGCTACATTATTGGTATTTTCTTTAATCTATAGGCTTAATCTTCAAAACTCAACAGACACTGTCAAATGCAAAACTAGAAAGTACCATAGGCGTATAAGTGTTACTTTTTGCAGTAATGAACGATTGATGTCATGATGCTACGTGAAAATATGCCCAATTGAACTCAGATATCAGCTTctcaactttaaaaatacaaaatatcttctGCAAGTATTACTGCATCTGAAAAATTGAGATAGAGAcacttatttttttgtttatcaaaactaATTGTTCTTGTTAGAACAAGAGAAAAgcgaaaatatttattttttaacttctttgtAAATCAGATGTTATCGTCTCATATAATACTAACATGAACACATTTACTTGGTTCTTATTTTCTTCTTGACACTTTCAATACTAAAATTCTTATATAAAGAATAAACAGATCAATATTATCTTTATTATTACGAAGCTAAAGCACGCAACTGTTATTAAGAATGCTAAGTTAAACTTATTTGTTTCACAcgttttgaaaagaaaataatggAAACGTAAGTACCGAGTAGTTGTTTCAGACAAATTTATGACTATTTTACATGCTATCGTAACATTGCGCAGGTCTTATGTCCTCTTTACTTATAATATACTTAGATCCGGTTTGAGCTTTTGTTTGGTCGTTATCCGAATGAAAACACCTATACATCACTCTCGATAAGGATAGTAGAGTGCCAGTCAATAAGACCGCTATAACTATTTGGACTTATTGAAAATcgaacaaaatatttgtttctattttattaattatttacacttatatatatattgccatGAGCAATAGGTCATTTATAAATACTCGACAATTAATGATTGAAACCTCTTAAAAATGAATAGAATTAAATTCCGATCCGCTTATGATGTAACCTTATACCTTTGTAAAATTGCATATTAAACTTATTCTTCcgtaaagttttaaaatgtttatgtattATCTCCAATGTTAGTAGACCAAGGCCATCACTTCTAACTTTCTGGGGAATGtacgagatttttttttaacttgttgaTATAGAAAGAATATAACATCATTACAAAGCAGATATATGTTTGCAAGCAAATGACATTGTTTCtgaatctctttttttttgttttgtaagctGAGGCGATCCCTGTAAGAAAATAGAGTGGACTTTTACAAAACCTAAATGTTTACACAATTTTAATCGGATTTACAGTTCAAGTTGTCTTCTTATAGCTCTTATAAAGATGTATTGTAATGATTACTAGTTGAAACACTTTTTTCTGCTTAGTCTACCTCGTGTTATCAATTCAGCATATAGGACGAcacatatacatatttttttctttgttttgggTATGATGGAAATTTGGGGGACGTGGGAGTTGATATCTGTTACACAGTTTAGCTGTActttatattttaagaaattgATAACATTTGAATGAAGATGATTAATTATCAACtgtattttatttcatgtttataaaaaaataagaaattgaaataatttatagATTAGagaatacaatgtatatgtatacaCCACCTAAAATGTTAAACCAAAGCTTTGTTAGAGATTCATTGCAATAACTCTCCAAGTCGTCCGTATGTGATCTGCCTCAAAATAAAATTTCTAACCTCTaaccaaaattatttttcttccgGTGGCATTCTACATTTCCAACCTTGCAGAACCTacatattgtattgtttttttttcaacgtGTTTCGTTCAGAATATGCACTAAACATTCGCAACTGGACGTTAAATAAGCAACACTCAATCAATATATTTTAGCAACTTTGTTCTTGAGgaatttagattttaaacaaAAGCTTTTTAAATATTGTGCAAAAAGATAAGTCGATTCAATACACGTGAAcctatatatttacatttaaatctTCAAACAAAAAGTCatggatttttttatcaaatgttcaaaAATAGTATCAATCAATTTACGGTTCAGTTAATATATTTCAcaacacagattttttttaacaattatctTTATTAGAGCTGAAAGTATAAACACATTATgtgattaaaaagtaaaatgactCCCTAACCCCCAATGGATTATTGAACAAAGTCTATTGTTATccatacaatataaaatattagATATTGGAATTATAAGATcgaatttcatattttaaaatggcGGATTTAACATTATAATGAATAAGCTGTGACACAAATTTCTCATTTTGTTGTTTAGTAACTTCTTCTGGAATATATGTGTTGTAAATCAGTGTACGTTGTTGAAATGTGAAACAAATGGAGTTTTTTCCTTCCTTTTAAGGAGAACAACTCTCAAGTTCATGGCCTTTCAATGTGATATGAATTGATTACCAAACAAATATATAGAGCCGCATTGTATTGGATTATAAAATGTTAGAACACAATACGGACAAAGAAAGTTTCTATTTCAATGAGGAGGATGGGGAGGAAATGGAAGGAGAGGTAGGAAATATCTCACAGAAAGTTGCTAAATTGTTAAAGGGGAGTGTGTGGGAAAATTTGTTAAGGGGGAGGGTACGAGAAAAAATGTTAAGGGGGAGGGTACTAGAAAATTAGTAAAGGGGAAGGGTACGGGAAATTTTAATAAGGAGAAGTTTGAAAGGTTTGCGTTGGTATATATTCGCTTAAATTCTTAGTCGTTCGAAATAAGGTGAAGAGGGTGTGATTGAATTCGTAATTCGGGGGTTGAAGGGTGACAATTTTATTACTTATTAATGAATACCTGTATCTGACAATAATACACTATTTacttacttcaaaattacatttgtAAAGCCTTAACGATCGGTAGCACATAATGAAGAATAAGATGAAACTCAACAACATAAAGTTTGTAGCAATAGTGTGTAATGAACTATACTGTTGAGGAGGTTAAATCTACGGTGTCAATTTTATTAGTGGGGAAACCGTTAAAAATCAGCGTTATTCGGAGAGTAGACCGCAAATAAGTTACTTTACATCCAAAATACTAACAGTAAGACATTAAATATCTAATTTAACAAATTGAagttttgaattgtttacattttcttcTTGATCCAGGTGTTCTTCATTTATAGTCTTTGTCTTTGCAAGGTTTGCCGTGCTGAATTGTCATTTCATTTAACAAGTGTACATATGATATAATAGAGATTCGTGCTTTATATCACAAATGACGGATTAGATGGAAAATTTCCTTGACTTATATCATGTAATCCCATACGATATATGATCGTTAAAATTTACAACCTGTTATTACACAATATCGATAGCCTTATTGAAAGTTATTTACAGAGCGATATCGTTTATATGTTGAGTCATACTGTATACAAATGGTCTTCGATAAAAGTGTACAGGACTTTTTCACACTCTCAtttcgatttatccaaaagtaatCAACAATTCCCTTGTAAATGCCTTTCATGGGAAATTTCTAGTAGAAAATTAAGAAGAGAAATACTTTAAAAGTACTCTTTATAGCTATTGGAGTATCATCATAAACTTATGTATTAAAGTCTTCTAAGACCATTTTCCTGATAAGTAGTTACTTCTTTATATATACTATTATGCTTTACAATACGTTTAAAAATACCATTGTAAGATAATTATGTGAAAACAGATTATGCGTGGTGTAGATTTGTGACTCGTAATGATTTAGTTATACTTTATTCgatattgaaagtttatagtTTGCTTAATGGGGGAAGGGGATGTCACGAGAACTGTTTTAACACCATGAAATTTATACCAATATCGATTCAGGCTATCTAGGCCATGTGTTGTTCTTTGGAAGTTTTTTTTCATTGCGTTTCACTTTTGAAGATATATGGActaaagctgaatactaaaatttatgataaaagagatgatttttcatttcctatcgttaattatccatttttagatggtgacgttcccttgtcaccatcttacggtgtttatatatctcaacttgtacgattcgctcgtgtatgtaacaatgttttagattttaacgagagaaatttatgtattaccgaaaaattattacaccagggttttcgatatcacaaactagtcaaaacatttactaaattttatcatcggtataaggacatcattcgtaaatatagctcaacatgcagacttcttatacgttcaggtatttcacatccaattttttatggaaatattctttataaagcacaaaggtgtcagtattcacctcaaaaactaacaaaacctttgaatagacttattaagaagggatatagttacgataatgttgtcaggtcattaaagattgcatagtttggcgttaatattgattcacttatagggtctttgcatcggaactaaacacatttattcaaaaaccagttgttggcatgacacgggttatgttcttctcatatatgttatgatggtatgatactaaacccctaacgggaaggattgtgcctgatgttcatatgatgaaatcataatctttcagtcagtttaattgaagtctggagctggcatgtcagttaactgctagtagtctgttgttatttatgtattattgtcattttgtttattttctttggttacatcttctgacatcagacttggacttctcttggactgaattttaatgtgcgtatcgttatgcgtttacttttctacattggctagaggtataggggagggttgagatctcacaaacatgtttaaccccgccgcatttttgcgcctgtcccaagtcaggagcctctggcctttgttagtcttgtattattttaattttagtttcttgtgtacaatttggaaattagtatggcgttcattatcactgcactagtatatatttgtttaggggccagctgaaggacgcctccgggtgcgggaatttctcgctacattgaagacctgttggtgaccttctgctgttgtttttttctatggtcgggttgttgtctctttggcacattccccatttccattctcaattttagttaaGACAATGGGTAGTAAGACAATGTTTGAGCGCTCATGATCCTAATTTAACTCACCACATTGTACGCCTGTACTGAGTCAGACTTTCTGGACTACGTATTTAATATAAGTGTGGTCTATTGCACTATCCGATAATTTTGTAGTCCTGTTATTTGATTGAGTATTGCTTAGTATGTATATCTCATAATTAGTATAACGAAATctgagatcaatattttaattagattgatatgTTTGAGAAGAAATGAAATCAACATGTATTCTTCGATGGTCTTATTTTGGTGTAATAGTAACTATATACAATCAAGAACCTCTAACATTCTTTGTGTTGATTCCGCACCCTTTCTGTCTCACTACGTATTATACAAATATGCATTGTGCTTCTATGTTTCTATTGTTTGATTAAAATAGATATTCATCATTGTTTCTCATCAATAATTTTCAATTATAAGGACTATAGaaacaattatattataaatgGCTTTTCCGATATCCGCTCGTATACAATCTCAGTATCCATTCAAGATTGCAATTAATTGTTCGATACGTATTAGATCGGCATTGACATATTTCGCTACTAATTGTTAATCGTGTAGAGTACGATTGTACTGTCTTTTCTATAAGTTTCAGTAAAGCTATCTCTACGGAGCTGAGTAGTTTTATGAGCCGTTGGGGAACACAACAAAACAACTACGACTGCGTCAGATTTTGGAACGAATTTTGTTGCAGTCCTTAAGCATGCATTAACCAAtcaagaggggggggggggggcatttttAACTGTCACGTACATCCCCCCTCTTGTAGCTCATAAGCCCATGTTTTTCTTGTCTAGACTTGATTTCAATATACATAGTTTATATTATTCTATTGGCAAAGGTACAGAACTGTTTGAATTGCTACTATTTTAACAGCTTATCTGTACATGGTatacaatgtttttgttttaagatgATActtaaattacatgtatttgtttatgttttgtagAACGAGGTTGGACAACAGTCACAGCAAATGACATCTGTCAGAGCTGGCCTTCAGAGAGCGTATCTAGACGGATTGGACTTCCTCCGAAACAAGATCCAGGACTCGGAACAGGAAGTGCAAAGTTTGCAACAAAGTTTTTATAGTTCCGAGGaggcaaagggagataatttaactCAAAAACAGTTAGACTATCTTAAACAAGTGAACGAAAAGTTGTTAAACGCAAATAATGAATTAAAGCGCAAAAATATAAAGTTAGAAATTATAGATAGTGAAACACGCCTTGTTGGTCTTATCAATAAACTCAGAGAAGCAATGGAATATGACAAAGGTGAAATTACGATGATAACTGAGTTCTGGGAAAATCTCAAAAATACGGTTGATGGTTTTCGTGCCTTagttgaaaaatttcaaaatagtgTATTAAATCGGTTAAATCAGAGTTGCATTAGCTACAGCAGTGATGATATTAATCTAGAAGTTTCAAACCGTTATACCTTGGATATTTCTGGTTATATAACGGAATTAGAACGCGAGTTGACAAATACGAGACTACTTCTGAAAAGTTTAGATAGTGGTTTACACCAGGATTTATTCAAAGATTCCGAATTTTCAGAGAAATTACTGGTTGCATGTGATTTGAAAGCTTTTCCCATATTAAGACTTATACCAGATCTAGAAAACAAAATCAGTAATCTATGTGATATTTCTAGAAAATGGTTAAACAGAGATGAAGAATATATGTATGAAGTAAACGATTATATACGGAAAACACGAACAATAACAAAAAGGAGATCAGACGTGCtgaaaaatcaaaaagaaaagcaaaagaaaattgaaaaatcgGTTAAATCAACTCAAATATTACTGCAAAATAACAGAGAAAAACTGCATACTATTGAATCAGAACTGAATCAGTTAGATGAACAAATTGCTGGATACGAACACGTGAAGAAGAGTAAACAtgaagaaaaagaacaaaaagcTAATATGGCGGACTTTCTAAAGCTTACATTGACACAAACGAAGAAAAACTACAGTCTCCAAATCAAGAGACAGAAACTATTAAAACAAGTTCGCGAATTAGAACAACTGCTCATAGCTATTGAGAGGGAATTATCAGATGTTCAAGATAAAAAGGTCGAAAGAGACCAGGCAAAATCATTGCTGACAGAAAAAGTCGAAAATAGTCAAAAATCATATGGTGCTGCAAGAAACGAATTTAGTAAATATTCGGACGAACTTGAAACACTTGAACAGGAAGTTAATATTTTATCAGGTCAGCTGTTACAACTTGAGATTATACAGACATATAAAACAAGCCCCGAAAACATGGAACAGATATTTGACCGACCACAAACTGTTAAACTGGCACCTTCATtgaaagagaaaataaaaaatagaaagcGAAAGGTCGGAACACAGAAAGTAGACTAGTTTCCGTGTCTGGGTGTTTTTCACTTGTTAAATTGCACTTTAATGTATTCTATGTACCATGACGCATTTCACTGAGATATAGAGTTAAGGAGGATTAATAATCTTTCAATTGACGTCTATCAAATTTTGATAATGATATAAATTATCGATATTGTTAGTTATACACCTATTTCATGCCATATCTAcgaaactttaaaataaatagaCTAACAAAAAGTTTTCTCTAAAGGGGTCCAACCTAGGGTTCTGAATATGTGATTAGCAGGCCTGCTAGTTTGAATATGCGATTCACTGGTTAATTGAAAGTGTCGATTAAATCTCTTTTAATAGGCGATTATGTCGGGTGGTACTATTACCTCATTCCCtgtggggttttttttaacaactacACATTCCATAAAAGAGAAGTGACGAAAGGTATATACAAGGAAaagttaaaatcattaaaaaattatcTGACCTACATTGCCCAAATACAGAAGTGATTTTAAAGGTATATAGAGAATCATAATCATTTCATGTTTAATTCaggataaattttattttttatctatttactttttcatttacctgtagtgCTGCATAAATAAATCGTATTCtaaaaaaatctgataaataAAAAGGTATGCATTTGATGAATTTTTCAAAAGGTTCTTTTGTCCGACATTTTGtaaatatgaatacaaatatGTCTCTCTTTTTAAACTGAACCAAGGTGATTTAATTGGCAAATCGCCATGCGTTGTAACTAAAAGCCTTTTGATACTGTACTCAAAAgccaaatatttttatttcaaattgaaattttatCTTTCGGAAATCTTTTATTGTGTACTTTGTATTTAAGTTTAGTTTatgtttaaatacaccttgcctCCCTGGAGACGATGATAATCGCCATTAACGGAAATCTTGGCCAGTAATCCCCTTcctaaaacatgttaaacaaatatccacatagaaaaagtcaaatataaCAAGAAATTATAAAACGTCAACGACTGCTGAATATTATTTTAGGACTGTCCACGTAAATTCATACAAAAATCAAGTTGAACAATAAGGCTGCAAAATTATTTCTTCAATTCTTTTGAACATTACCTTTGAAGTTGTACACCAGATAAAGTTGTAAATTTCAAGGCCTTAA of the Mytilus galloprovincialis chromosome 8, xbMytGall1.hap1.1, whole genome shotgun sequence genome contains:
- the LOC143042561 gene encoding uncharacterized protein LOC143042561 isoform X1, which produces MMLGAEPVPYTKPIFARPMRVRRTRSQKVPNQVSKRSEVKMHLKGETTLAIMDSKSSISHSIDTDTDSDITKVNPDLETPKQTPMCEEQKSDPLRVKRNEVGQQSQQMTSVRAGLQRAYLDGLDFLRNKIQDSEQEVQSLQQSFYSSEEAKGDNLTQKQLDYLKQVNEKLLNANNELKRKNIKLEIIDSETRLVGLINKLREAMEYDKGEITMITEFWENLKNTVDGFRALVEKFQNSVLNRLNQSCISYSSDDINLEVSNRYTLDISGYITELERELTNTRLLLKSLDSGLHQDLFKDSEFSEKLLVACDLKAFPILRLIPDLENKISNLCDISRKWLNRDEEYMYEVNDYIRKTRTITKRRSDVLKNQKEKQKKIEKSVKSTQILLQNNREKLHTIESELNQLDEQIAGYEHVKKSKHEEKEQKANMADFLKLTLTQTKKNYSLQIKRQKLLKQVRELEQLLIAIERELSDVQDKKVERDQAKSLLTEKVENSQKSYGAARNEFSKYSDELETLEQEVNILSGQLLQLEIIQTYKTSPENMEQIFDRPQTVKLAPSLKEKIKNRKRKVGTQKVD
- the LOC143042561 gene encoding uncharacterized protein LOC143042561 isoform X5; its protein translation is MLEHNTDKESFYFNEEDGEEMEGENEVGQQSQQMTSVRAGLQRAYLDGLDFLRNKIQDSEQEVQSLQQSFYSSEEAKGDNLTQKQLDYLKQVNEKLLNANNELKRKNIKLEIIDSETRLVGLINKLREAMEYDKGEITMITEFWENLKNTVDGFRALVEKFQNSVLNRLNQSCISYSSDDINLEVSNRYTLDISGYITELERELTNTRLLLKSLDSGLHQDLFKDSEFSEKLLVACDLKAFPILRLIPDLENKISNLCDISRKWLNRDEEYMYEVNDYIRKTRTITKRRSDVLKNQKEKQKKIEKSVKSTQILLQNNREKLHTIESELNQLDEQIAGYEHVKKSKHEEKEQKANMADFLKLTLTQTKKNYSLQIKRQKLLKQVRELEQLLIAIERELSDVQDKKVERDQAKSLLTEKVENSQKSYGAARNEFSKYSDELETLEQEVNILSGQLLQLEIIQTYKTSPENMEQIFDRPQTVKLAPSLKEKIKNRKRKVGTQKVD
- the LOC143042561 gene encoding uncharacterized protein LOC143042561 isoform X3, which encodes MTVVCTVTSTSMLCRQRLKVEKVESTSLLWNEVGQQSQQMTSVRAGLQRAYLDGLDFLRNKIQDSEQEVQSLQQSFYSSEEAKGDNLTQKQLDYLKQVNEKLLNANNELKRKNIKLEIIDSETRLVGLINKLREAMEYDKGEITMITEFWENLKNTVDGFRALVEKFQNSVLNRLNQSCISYSSDDINLEVSNRYTLDISGYITELERELTNTRLLLKSLDSGLHQDLFKDSEFSEKLLVACDLKAFPILRLIPDLENKISNLCDISRKWLNRDEEYMYEVNDYIRKTRTITKRRSDVLKNQKEKQKKIEKSVKSTQILLQNNREKLHTIESELNQLDEQIAGYEHVKKSKHEEKEQKANMADFLKLTLTQTKKNYSLQIKRQKLLKQVRELEQLLIAIERELSDVQDKKVERDQAKSLLTEKVENSQKSYGAARNEFSKYSDELETLEQEVNILSGQLLQLEIIQTYKTSPENMEQIFDRPQTVKLAPSLKEKIKNRKRKVGTQKVD
- the LOC143042561 gene encoding uncharacterized protein LOC143042561 isoform X4, with the protein product MDLFRIEAKLRKYPGPISVVTLKNKNEVGQQSQQMTSVRAGLQRAYLDGLDFLRNKIQDSEQEVQSLQQSFYSSEEAKGDNLTQKQLDYLKQVNEKLLNANNELKRKNIKLEIIDSETRLVGLINKLREAMEYDKGEITMITEFWENLKNTVDGFRALVEKFQNSVLNRLNQSCISYSSDDINLEVSNRYTLDISGYITELERELTNTRLLLKSLDSGLHQDLFKDSEFSEKLLVACDLKAFPILRLIPDLENKISNLCDISRKWLNRDEEYMYEVNDYIRKTRTITKRRSDVLKNQKEKQKKIEKSVKSTQILLQNNREKLHTIESELNQLDEQIAGYEHVKKSKHEEKEQKANMADFLKLTLTQTKKNYSLQIKRQKLLKQVRELEQLLIAIERELSDVQDKKVERDQAKSLLTEKVENSQKSYGAARNEFSKYSDELETLEQEVNILSGQLLQLEIIQTYKTSPENMEQIFDRPQTVKLAPSLKEKIKNRKRKVGTQKVD
- the LOC143042561 gene encoding uncharacterized protein LOC143042561 isoform X2; translation: MYQPMFPSLTGNTGQKGALTLGASKRPNVRKANSIIRKRTKDVPYDHAGKFPKENVENNEVGQQSQQMTSVRAGLQRAYLDGLDFLRNKIQDSEQEVQSLQQSFYSSEEAKGDNLTQKQLDYLKQVNEKLLNANNELKRKNIKLEIIDSETRLVGLINKLREAMEYDKGEITMITEFWENLKNTVDGFRALVEKFQNSVLNRLNQSCISYSSDDINLEVSNRYTLDISGYITELERELTNTRLLLKSLDSGLHQDLFKDSEFSEKLLVACDLKAFPILRLIPDLENKISNLCDISRKWLNRDEEYMYEVNDYIRKTRTITKRRSDVLKNQKEKQKKIEKSVKSTQILLQNNREKLHTIESELNQLDEQIAGYEHVKKSKHEEKEQKANMADFLKLTLTQTKKNYSLQIKRQKLLKQVRELEQLLIAIERELSDVQDKKVERDQAKSLLTEKVENSQKSYGAARNEFSKYSDELETLEQEVNILSGQLLQLEIIQTYKTSPENMEQIFDRPQTVKLAPSLKEKIKNRKRKVGTQKVD